One Mercurialis annua linkage group LG3, ddMerAnnu1.2, whole genome shotgun sequence DNA window includes the following coding sequences:
- the LOC126672015 gene encoding uncharacterized protein LOC126672015: protein MGTMSRGQSQRRNDSRKRPLERCKSKGKASYVIDLDSDIHLNFIILDAPEPSESASLDASTSGKDKSPLYSNIICIDDDDDDNDDEDEDDESGDCGSSRDGFRSENQDSHFTTGDKSQPSCSQGEKLFSKSLKSLGSCSWKISSCRYPEFSSSSTLFENDDSDCYIEEDFVGNVRQQWEEAYFRKKVFVKPAKGQASFQDKVGPSRCNVDSQNKVNVDKTTEPQTHNTDRNHEKDASNPSAHTGENAIGATSSKSNGESRFVDPKETIRHSSASPQSQVKLSPLPHGEPSDMIADREMLKKTDAYKRAQEEELASREKVLQIQREEAQRMRKRRKAETQRLLETERRQKQRVEEVREAQRKDEETLNLKDQLRSEIRRDLDLLEANCRDMVSLLRGLGIDIGGRLHSSSPEVRAAYKQALLRFHPDRASRCNIRQQIEAEEKFKLISRAKEKFML, encoded by the exons ATGGGGACAATGTCTAGGGGACAGTCTCAGCGAAGAAATGATTCTCGGAAGAGACCGTTAGAGAGGTGTAAATCAAAGGGAAAAGCTAGTTATGTTATTGACCTTGACAGTGATATACACTTGAATTTTATCATTCTTGATGCTCCCGAGCCCTCTGAATCGGCCTCTCTTGATGCTAGTACGTCTGGAAAGGATAAGAGTCCGTTGTATAGTAATATTATATGcattgatgatgatgatgatgataatgatgatgAGGACGAGGATGATGAAAGTGGTGATTGTGGCAGTTCTCGTGATGGTTTTAGGAGTGAAAATCAAGACTCTCATTTCACCACAGGTGACAAATCTCAGCCTTCTTGTAGTCAAGGAGAAAAACTTTTCTCGAAGTCATTAAAGTCCTTGGGTTCTTGCTCTTGGAAAATCTCATCTTGTAGATACCCAGAGTTTTCCTCTAGTAGTACTTTATTTGAGAATGATGATTCGGATTGTTACATTGAGGAAGATTTTGTGGGAAATGTTCGTCAGCAGTGGGAAGAAGCTTATTTTAGGAAGAAGGTGTTTGTGAAACCTGCAAAAGGTCAAGCTAGTTTCCAGGATAAGGTCGGTCCTTCCAGATGTAATGTCGACTCCCAAAATAAGGTGAATGTCGATAAAACAACCGAACCACAAACACATAACACAGATAGAAATCATGAAAAGGATGCCTCTAATCCATCTGCACACACTGGTGAAAATGCAATTGGGGCTACTTCTAGTAAGTCTAATGGAGAGAGTCGGTTTGTAGATCCTAAAGAGACCATCCGTCACTCTTCTGCAAGCCCTCAGTCACAGGTCAAATTGAGTCCCCTTCCACATGGTGAGCCAAGTGACATGATTGCTGACAGAGAAATGCTCAAGAAAACTGATGCATATAAACGTGCTCAAGAAGAAGAATTGGCATCCAGAGAGAAAGTGCTACAAATTCAG AGGGAAGAGGCACAGCGTATGCGCAAGAGAAGAAAGGCCGAAACTCAACGTCTATTAGAAACAGAGAGAAGGCAGAAACAGCGGGTGGAAGAGGTTCGGGAGGCACAGAGAAAG GATGAGGAAACCTTGAACTTGAAAGATCAACTTCGAAGTGAGATAAGGAGGGATCTGGATCTACTTGAAGCTAACTGTAGAGACATGGTGTCGCTTCTTCGAGGCCTTGGAATTGATATTGGAGGTCGCCTTCATTCTTCATCTCCTGAG GTACGGGCTGCTTATAAACAGGCACTGCTTAGGTTTCATCCAGATCGAGCATCAAGATGTAATATCCGCCAACAAATAGAAGCTGAGGAGAAATTTAAGCTCATTTCACGTGCAAAAGAGAAATTCATGTTGTGA
- the LOC126672858 gene encoding uncharacterized protein LOC126672858 has translation MCWAIWHARNQLSFNKNDIPVDYVIALSQRTLKEFMEANKRPQEKSSFQRTQWSRPATNRIKLNTDAGSTKDGNWGFGMVCRDQDGEIIVAGNKICQAGIHIVEGEAQALLWGLQVAKNCSIRRLEVESDCSQLISALNHNLEYLNELGPILDEIKDTAMGFDEIRWSHLPRQANSLAHKIAADANVAEGMVWIEELPQQWIHIWNEDLINSVSSSS, from the coding sequence ATGTGTTGGGCTATATGGCATGCTAGAAACCAGCTCTCCTTTAATAAAAATGACATCCCAGTTGATTATGTGATAGCTCTAAGCCAACGGACGCTGAAAGAGTTCATGGAAGCTAATAAACGTCCACAGGAAAAATCCAGTTTTCAACGTACTCAATGGTCAAGACCGGCGACGAACCGGATAAAACTCAACACCGACGCGGGCTCAACAAAAGATGGTAATTGGGGTTTTGGCATGGTGTGCAGAGACCAAGATGGGGAAATTATTGTGGCTGGAAATAAAATCTGTCAAGCAGGTATTCATATTGTGGAAGGGGAAGCTCAAGCGTTACTATGGGGACTGCAGGTGGCGAAGAATTGCTCAATTAGAAGGTTGGAGGTGGAATCAGATTGCTCTCAGTTAATCTCAGCTTTAAACCATAATCTTGAATACCTTAATGAACTGGGACCTATTTTGGATGAAATAAAGGATACTGCAATGGGCTTTGATGAAATTAGATGGAGTCATTTACCCAGGCAAGCAAATAGCTTAGCGCATAAGATAGCAGCAGATGCAAATGTGGCAGAAGGCATGGTGTGGATTGAAGAGCTTCCTCAACAATGGATTCACATTTGGAATGAAGATTTAATCAATAGTGTTAGTAGCAGTAGTTAG
- the LOC126672012 gene encoding hexosyltransferase GAUT11, with protein sequence MRRRAADRRPVRRRLSQWIWALLGVFLIAALLLFVFHHHHDDDQLNHPLLENHAKPELVNREGLNFTKELLSATSFSRQLAEQTILAKAYVIIAKEHNNLHLAWELSKQIRNCQLLLSKAAKRGEPITLEEAEPVISIVSSLIFKAQDAHYDVATTMMTMKSHIQALEERATAATVQSAIFGQLAAEALPRSLHCLKIKLTTDWLKKLSLQNLAEQKRNSPRVVDNNLYHFCIFSDNVLATSVVVNSTVSNADHPTQLVFHIVTNGVSYGAMQAWFLGTEFRGATVEVQNVEEFSWLNASYAPVVKQLLAEDLRSYYFSGYQDTRIEPKLRNPKYLSLLNHLRFYIPEIYPQLEKIVFLDDDVVVQKDLTQLFSLDLHGNVNGAVETCLEAFHRYHKFLNFSNPIVSSKFDPQACGWALGMNVFNLIAWRKANVTAQYHFWQEQNADKTLWKLGTLPPALLAFYGLTEPLDRRWHVLGLGFDPNIDNRLIESAAVVHFNGNMKPWLKLAIARYKPLWERYINQSHPYYQDCITS encoded by the coding sequence GAGAACCATGCAAAACCCGAGCTAGTTAACCGTGAAGGTTTGAATTTCACCAAGGAACTATTAAGTGCTACATCATTTTCAAGACAGTTGGCCGAGCAAACGATACTTGCAAAGGCTTATGTCATCATTGCAAAGGAGCATAATAACCTTCATCTGGCTTGGGAGCTGAGCAAACAGATTAGAAACTGCCAACTTTTGCTTTCAAAAGCTGCCAAGAGAGGAGAGCCCATAACACTGGAAGAAGCAGAGCCAGTAATCAGTATCGTATCGTCTCTAATTTTCAAGGCACAAGATGCTCACTACGATGTGGCAACAACCATGATGACAATGAAATCTCATATACAAGCCCTTGAAGAACGTGCAACTGCAGCAACAGTTCAGAGTGCGATATTTGGGCAATTGGCGGCTGAAGCTTTACCCAGAAGCCTCCATTGCCTGAAAATAAAGCTCACAACAGATTGGCTTAAGAAGCTGTCGCTTCAAAACCTAGCAGAGCAGAAGAGAAACTCTCCAAGAGTTGTGGATAACAATCTCTATCACTTCTGTATATTTTCGGACAACGTTTTGGCTACATCTGTAGTTGTCAACTCCACAGTTTCCAATGCGGACCATCCAACACAGCTAGTTTTTCACATAGTCACAAATGGAGTCAGCTATGGAGCTATGCAGGCTTGGTTCCTCGGTACTGAATTCAGAGGGGCCACCGTAGAAGTGCAGAATGTAGAAGAGTTCTCTTGGTTGAATGCTTCTTATGCTCCTGTTGTCAAACAGCTTCTTGCCGAAGATTTAAGGAGCTATTACTTCTCAGGCTATCAAGATACGAGAATTGAGCCAAAACTGCGGAATCCTAAGTACCTGTCTTTGCTGAATCATCTTCGGTTTTACATCCCCGAGATCTATCCACAACTTGAAAAGATAGTTTTTCTCGATGATGATGTTGTAGTTCAAAAGGATCTTACACAACTGTTTTCATTGGATTTGCATGGAAATGTCAATGGAGCCGTTGAAACTTGTCTTGAAGCTTTTCATCGTTACCACAAGTTTCTCAACTTCTCGAACCCAATTGTCAGCTCAAAGTTCGACCCACAGGCATGCGGATGGGCATTAGGTATGAACGTTTTCAATCTGATTGCATGGAGGAAGGCAAATGTGACTGCACAGTATCATTTCTGGCAGGAGCAGAATGCGGATAAAACATTGTGGAAATTGGGAACACTTCCTCCAGCCCTTCTAGCATTTTATGGTCTAACGGAGCCACTTGATCGAAGATGGCATGTCTTAGGCCTAGGATTTGATCCGAACATTGATAACCGTCTGATTGAGAGTGCTGCTGTTGTTCACTTCAACGGGAACATGAAGCCATGGCTGAAATTGGCTATCGCCAGGTACAAACCTCTATGGGAAAGGTACATAAATCAAAGTCACCCTTATTACCAAGATTGCATCACAAGTTGA
- the LOC126672014 gene encoding putative pentatricopeptide repeat-containing protein At1g53330, whose translation MKPPNPKPKSVSPFRLASLLRLQQDPNLALHLFQNPNPNPPSPTKPFRHSLRCYDLIITKLGRAKMFHEMESILLQLKTQTKFSPKEPLFCHIFTFYGRAGLSGNARKLFDEMPQYRCERTIKSFNTMLNVLMNCKEFDAMRDHFGSIERPDSCSFNIMIRGLCSDGRAGDALKVFDEMKKRDLVPNMVTFGSLIYGLCLDFKLKEAFKLKDYMVKVHGVCPNEYVYASLIKGVCGIGEISLAFRLKDEMERNKVTIDSAIYSTLINGLFKFGRKDEALGVLEEMKLKGCKPDTVTYNVLINGFCKGKDFETAYKLLDEMSENGFKPDVISYNVILGELCKDGKSSEANDLFEDMPRRGCAPDVLSYRIRFDGLCDALEFKEAAFSLDEMIFKGFTPRSSSICKFVNKLCQERNMDLLWSVLNSLVKINAIDIDLWKMVVDVVIKENAGCKEHEYFLEKCLRTP comes from the coding sequence ATGAAACCACCCAATCCAAAGCCAAAATCAGTATCCCCCTTCAGACTCGCCTCTCTTCTTCGTCTCCAACAAGACCCAAACCTCGCACTCCACCTTTTCCAAAACCCAAATCCAAACCCACCATCACCCACCAAACCCTTCCGCCACTCACTCCGCTGCTACGACCTCATCATCACCAAACTCGGCCGCGCCAAAATGTTCCACGAAATGGAATCCATCCTCCTCCAGCTCAAAACCCAGACAAAATTCTCCCCTAAAGAGCCTCTCTTTTGCCACATTTTCACTTTCTATGGCCGCGCCGGCCTCTCCGGTAATGCACGCAAACTGTTCGACGAAATGCCTCAATACCGCTGCGAACGGACTATCAAATCTTTTAATACTATGTTAAACGTGTTGATGAATTGCAAAGAATTTGATGCCATGAGAGACCATTTTGGGAGCATTGAGAGGCCGGATAGTTGTAGTTTTAATATAATGATTCGCGGGTTGTGTTCGGATGGGCGAGCCGGTGATGCACTGAAGGTGTTCgatgaaatgaaaaagagagACCTTGTTCCTAATATGGTGACTTTTGGGAGTTTGATTTATGGGCTTTGTTTGGATTTTAAGTTGAAGGAAGCTTTTAAATTGAAGGATTATATGGTGAAGGTACATGGGGTGTGTCCTAATGAGTATGTTTATGCTTCATTGATTAAAGGGGTTTGTGGAATTGGTGAAATTAGTTTAGCTTTTAGACTTAAAGATGAAATGGAGAGGAATAAAGTTACGATAGATTCCGCCATTTATTCGACTTTGATCAATGGGTTATTTAAATTTGGAAGAAAAGATGAGGCTTTAGGAGTTTTAGAGGAGATGAAATTGAAGGGGTGTAAGCCTGATACAGTCACTTACAATGTATTGATTAATGGTTTTTGTAAAGGTAAGGATTTCGAAACTGCTTATAAATTGTTGGATGAAATGTCGGAGAACGGATTTAAGCCGGATGTTATCAGCTATAATGTGATACTTGGTGAGTTATGCAAGGATGGGAAATCAAGTGAAGCTAATGATTTGTTCGAAGATATGCCAAGACGTGGATGTGCTCCTGATGTTCTTTCATATCGAATTCGTTTTGACGGACTTTGCGATGCCTTGGAGTTTAAGGAAGCTGCATTTAGTTTGGATgaaatgatttttaaaggttttacgCCGCGTTCTTCTAGTATATGTAAATTTGTTAATAAGTTATGCCAGGAGAGGAATATGGATTTATTATGGTCAGTTTTAAatagtttggttaaaataaATGCAATTGATATAGATCTGTGGAAGATGGTAGTTGATGTGGTAATTAAGGAAAATGCTGGATGTAAAGAGCATGAATACTTCTTGGAAAAATGCCTAAGAACACCTTAA